In a genomic window of Vespula vulgaris chromosome 13, iyVesVulg1.1, whole genome shotgun sequence:
- the LOC127068325 gene encoding acid sphingomyelinase-like phosphodiesterase 3b gives MIRDYLMLLSWFCAVQGKIGYFWHITDIHYDPKYGTQGNAGSVCWNTRNNIEGVPSRLDRKLAGQFGDYSCDTPWALIESAAQAMESKHDEGIEFVLWTGDALTRTAMSGELRLQYLQNLTDLLSRTFKAQFVFPALGHEDIGVSFEQLSLLWQQWLPQEAMDTYLRAGYYTIEQSSEKYLIVFLNTNLWMDLSENRMAHRTSGITVDSSQDPFGQWHWFESVLKKARKEDKAVFIVGHTPPGVDDRESGAATLNERHNAKYLQVVRQNADIIRGQFFGHWHSDTFRVIYSDTGNPVSWIMIAPSITPNTPGGGPNNPGLRLYEFETGTGQVLDYKQYYLDLMEANKQGLADWKIEYSLLDYYKLKEITAISLHDLADRFTQTRDNAFVRYYAANTVSLQREVESIWGCGGPLNGVCALHHYCTVTRLNVNLFKQCYASYAYPLASRGTSTTYRSLSLVHILLFLLLLFVNLLQNR, from the exons ATGATCCGAGATTACCTGATGCTGCTTTCGTGGTTTTGCGCTGTACAAGGAAAGATAG GATATTTCTGGCACATCACCGACATTCACTATGATCCAAAGTACGGCACCCAGGGAAATGCTGGGAGTG TCTGCTGGAATACGAGAAACAACATTGAAGGGGTTCCGAGCAGACTCGACAGAAAGCTGGCTGGACAGTTTGGTGACTATAGCTGTGATACGCCATGGGCATTGATCGAATCAGCAGCACAGGCAATGGAATCAAAACACGACGAAGGAATCGAATTCGTCCTGTGGACGGG TGACGCGCTGACGCGTACAGCCATGAGCGGCGAGCTTCGACTGCAGTATTTGCAGAATTTGACTGATCTGTTGTCCCGCACGTTCAAGGCGCAATTTGTGTTTCCTGCATTGGGACACGAAGACATAGGCGTGAGCTTCGAGCAACTCTCTCTACTCTGGCAACAATGGTTGCCTCAAGAAGCCATGGATACATATTTAAGAG CTGGCTATTACACGATCGAACAGAGCTCGGAGAAATATCTGATCGTCTTCCTCAACACGAACCTTTGGATGGATCTATCGGAAAATCGTATGGCACATCGAACCAGCGGTATCACCGTTGATAGCTCCCAGGATCCATTTGGGCAATGGCACTGGTTCGAATCCGTGTTGAAAAAGGCtcggaaagaagataaagCG GTGTTCATCGTCGGTCACACACCACCAGGAGTTGACGATCGCGAGAGCGGTGCCGCAACCCTGAACGAGAGGCACAACGCCAAGTACCTTCAGGTGGTACGTCAAAATGCGGACATCATACGCGGACAGTTCTTCGGGCACTGGCACTCTGACACGTTTCGTGTCATCTACAGTGACACTG GAAATCCTGTCTCTTGGATAATGATAGCCCCTAGTATAACGCCGAATACACCAGGGGGAGGACCCAACAATCCCGGATTGAGACTGTACGAATTTGAAACTGGTACAGGACAA GTTCTGGATTATAAGCAGTATTATCTTGATCTAATGGAGGCCAATAAGCAAGGCTTGGCAGATTGGAAGATCGAGTATTCCCTCTTAGATTATTACAAACTGAAGGAGATAACTGCGATCAGCCTGCATGATCTTGCCGATCGATTCACGCAAACCAGAGACAACGCTTTCGTAAG GTATTACGCAGCTAACACGGTATCACTGCAACGCGAGGTCGAGTCGATTTGGGGTTGCGGCGGTCCTTTGAACGGAGTCTGTGCTTTGCATCATTATTGCACAGTTACCCGACTCAACGTGAACTTGTTCAAGCAGTGTTACGCCTCCTACGCATATCCATTGGCATCCAGAGGCACCTCGACGACGTATCGCAGCCTGTCTCTCGTCCATATCTTGCTATTCCTCCTTTTGCTGTTCGTAAATCTACTGCAAAACCGGTAG